In Spiroplasma litorale, a single genomic region encodes these proteins:
- a CDS encoding DDE-type integrase/transposase/recombinase: MDLIKRNLNPEMDNIIATDASYIPRLVKGNNFYLSAAISHKTKKIESWLLSDKNDSELVVNTIKKINKTNYILHSDHGTQYSSEKVQDLLKRLNCKTPMSRIRSSLDNKEIEYFFGCLKGEYLNHISTYKMSYNVINYHINWYNNERIQKTLNWKTPTSVGVKI; the protein is encoded by the coding sequence GTGGACTTAATAAAAAGAAATTTAAACCCTGAAATGGATAATATAATTGCAACAGATGCATCATATATTCCTAGATTAGTAAAAGGAAATAATTTTTATCTTTCTGCAGCAATCAGTCATAAAACAAAGAAAATTGAGTCTTGGTTATTATCAGATAAAAATGATTCTGAATTAGTTGTAAACACAATTAAAAAAATTAATAAAACTAATTATATCTTGCATTCAGATCATGGCACTCAATATTCAAGTGAAAAAGTTCAAGACTTATTAAAGAGACTTAATTGTAAAACACCCATGAGTAGAATTCGTAGCTCTCTTGACAATAAAGAAATTGAGTATTTCTTTGGTTGTTTAAAAGGAGAATATTTAAATCATATATCTACTTACAAAATGAGTTACAATGTAATAAATTATCATATTAATTGGTACAACAATGAAAGAATTCAAAAAACATTAAATTGAAAAACGCCAACTAGTGTCGGTGTTAAAATATAA